Proteins encoded within one genomic window of Sminthopsis crassicaudata isolate SCR6 chromosome X, ASM4859323v1, whole genome shotgun sequence:
- the LOC141549097 gene encoding ubiquitin carboxyl-terminal hydrolase MINDY-3-like: MSEVARQLKELVWGSKTNPGLSDPIFGRWTQGFVFSEAEGSALEQFEGGPCAVIAPVQAFLLKKLLFASEKPSWRDCREDERKDLLCHTLCDILQAACFNTSGPYCLAECELRGKETVAKSDRPTAGGECSCPRGHSSSALATQDHLSFETFHSLIRRMSFKSFPELKDAICEQYSMWANKFGVLLFLYSVILTKGIENIKNEIEDSAEPLIDPVYGYGSQSLINLLLTGHAVSNVWDGDKECSGMKLLGIHKQSTVGFLTLMESLSYCKVGSYLKSPKFPIWIVGSETHLTVLFAKDMALVPPETPSEQARRIFQAYDPEDNGFIPDTLLKHVMKALDLVSDPECVRVMKNKLDPEGLGIILLGPFLQEFFPEQNSNVPESFTVYHYNGLKQSNFNEKVMYVEGTAVVMGFGDPLLQTDDTPVKRCLQTKWPSI, translated from the coding sequence ATGTCTGAAGTGGCTAGGCAGCTGAAGGAGCTCGTATGGGGTTCGAAGACCAACCCAGGTCTCTCAGACCCCATCTTTGGTCGCTGGACCCAGGGCTTCGTATTCAGTGAGGCAGAAGGCTCAGCCCTGGAGCAGTTTGAGGGGGGTCCCTGTGCTGTTATCGCCCCTGTTCAGGCGTTCCTTTTGAAAAAACTGCTGTTCGCCTCGGAGAAGCCTTCCTGGAGAGACTGTCGAGAGGATGAGCGGAAGGATTTGCTTTGCCATACCTTATGTGACATCTTACAAGCAGCTTGTTTTAACACCTCGGGCCCTTACTGCTTGGCTGAGTGTGAGCTAAGAGGGAAGGAGACCGTTGCCAAGTCAGATAGACCAACTGCAGGGGGTGAGTGTAGTTGCCCAAGGGGTCACTCCTCTTCAGCTTTGGCCACCCAAGATCATCTGAGTTTTGAGACATTCCACTCCTTAATTCGTAGAATGTCATTCAAAAGTTTCCCAGAGCTCAAAGATGCCATTTGTGAGCAATACTCTATGTGGGCCAATAAATTTGGGgtgttactttttctttattccgTGATACTAACCAAGggtattgaaaatataaaaaatgaaattgaggatTCAGCAGAACCCTTGATTGATCCTGTCTATGGTTATGGTAGCCAAAGTCTAATTAACCTTCTCTTAACTGGGCATGCAGTTTCTAATGTATGGGATGGAGATAAAGAGTGCTCAGGAATGAAGCTTCTAGGCATACATAAGCAATCTACAGTGGGCTTCTTAACCCTTATGGAGTCACTCAGTTATTGCAAGGTTGGCTCCTATTTGAAATCACCCAAGTTTCCTATTTGGATTGTTGGTAGTGAAACTCACCTTACTGTTTTATTTGCTAAGGATATGGCCTTGGTGCCTCCTGAGACACCTTCTGAGCAAGCCAGGAGGATTTTTCAGGCATATGATCCTGAAGATAATGGATTTATACCAGATACTCTTTTAAAACATGTGATGAAAGCATTGGATCTGGTTTCTGATCCCGAATGTGTTAGagtcatgaaaaataaattagaccCAGAAGGACTAGGAATTATATTACTAGGTCCTTTCCTCCAAGAATTTTTCCCAGAGCAGAATTCAAATGTACCAGAGTCCTTTACTGTATACCACTATAATGGACTAAAACAGTCCAATTTTAATGAAAAGGTCATGTATGTGGAAGGAACAGCAGTTGTGATGGGTTTTGGAGACCCTTTGTTGCAGACAGATGACACACCAGTTAAACGCTGTCTGCAAACCAAATGGCCTTCCATATAG